The Takifugu rubripes chromosome 7, fTakRub1.2, whole genome shotgun sequence genome has a segment encoding these proteins:
- the LOC115250414 gene encoding uncharacterized protein — MAAMIGSTAPFDGQSQKWEEYCEVLHHFFRANGIGDAGRRKDILLSAVGSQTYSLMRNLVSPAKPGDKTFDELVKLLKDHFNPKPSEIVQRCKFNSRYRKQGETVMEFVAVLRKLAQDCNYGDKLSEMIRDRLVCGIVDDRIQRRLLSEPDLTFDKALKLAQAIETACKDVKDLQSPEFVPQYMRAPQAVHKVYSKQTPYTQQNQRKVCYRCGSDQHMAGDCRFIKETCHKCGKVGHIQKVCRFKGSAKNLRAKGGVVQTGKQGRAQGANYVSQGEGEKDNIDSEEVMYTLYKLDELDIPAEAPFIETLTVNGTDTQFEMDSGCGVTVVNYSVFKTLRGKGTPKLCPCRVRLKTYTGHKVKVLGAAVVKVQNQGRALDLPVVVVGGAGPSLVGRYKQSKRHPHLQM, encoded by the exons ATGGCGGCTATGATTGGAAGCACCGCTCCTTTTGATGGTCAATCCCAGAAGTGGGAAGAATATTGTGAAGTACTCCACCATTTTTTCAGAGCTAATGGGATCGGCGATGCAGGTAGACGTAAAGATATTTTGCTGAGTGCAGTGGGCAGTCAGACTTACAGTCTCATGAGGAACTTAGTCAGCCCCGCCAAACCGGGTGACAAGACTTTTGATGAACTGGTGAAGTTGTTGAAGGATCATTTCAACCCAAAACCGAGCGAGATTGTGCAACGTTGTAAGTTTAACTCCAGATACAGGAAGCAGGGGGAGACAGTTATGGAGTTTGTAGCTGTGCTGAGGAAACTGGCTCAAGACTGCAACTACGGGGACAAGCTGTCGGAAATGATCCGGGATAGGCTGGTTTGTGGCATCGTGGATGATCGCATACAGCGCAGACTGCTTTCGGAGCCGGATTTGACCTTCGACAAGGCGCTGAAGTTGGCGCAGGCCATTGAGACGGCGTGCAAAGATGTGAAGGACTTGCAGTCTCCGGAGTTCGTGCCCCAGTACATGAGGGCACCCCAGGCGGTGCATAAGGTGTATTCAAAGCAGACCCCATatacccagcagaaccagcgtAAAGTTTGCTACAGGTGTGGTAGTGACCAGCACATGGCTGGGGACTGTAGATTTATTAAGGAAACTTGTCACAAGTGTGGGAAAGTTGGCCACATTCAAAAAGTGTGTAGGTTTAAGGGCTCAGCAAAGAACTTGAGGGCCAAAGGAGGTGTAGtgcagacaggcaaacagggGAGAGCTCAGGGAGCAAATTATGTCAGCCAGGGGGAAGGCGAAAAAGATAACATAGACTCAGAGGAAGTCATGTACACATTGTACAAATTGGACGAACTTGACATACCAGCAGAAGCTCCATTTATAGAGACTTTGACAGTAAATGGGACAGACACACAGTTTGAAATGGATTCAGGTTGTGGTGTTACAGTAGTTAACTACTCAGTTTTCAAAACTCTCAGGGGAAAAGGAACACCAAAGTTATGCCCATGTCGAGTCAGGCTCAAAACATATACAGGGCACAAGGTAAAAGTCTTAGGAGCCGCTGTAGTTAAGGTGCAGAACCAAGGGCGAGCCCTAGACTTACCTGTGGTTGTGGTAGGAGGTGCAGGCCCCAGTTTGGTAGGCAG GTACAAGCAATCAAAGAGGCACCCACACCTTCAAATGTAA